One genomic region from Oncorhynchus gorbuscha isolate QuinsamMale2020 ecotype Even-year linkage group LG13, OgorEven_v1.0, whole genome shotgun sequence encodes:
- the c2cd3 gene encoding C2 domain-containing protein 3 isoform X3, giving the protein MKTKKLKSTKCGSIRRKVPSDVSPTTSLPPLVEGQLRCFLRVTVSRVLWTVPKPSPTTFIRLRWWGESSNGTHFRPRDGSQTTQKTVKSTARFPIRCGPKQFTSYLTDMGSLVLEVLTKPEHLPIARAQVAGISCLSLSHSISGFFTLVSPTSEKLGELQVSLALEALTETYDSSCSFPTTDMSIETTVSAFRSTVKPASQPNILVVPSLSRPLSVNSGKESGSNTPRGKDHLYFQNAQTEKKTDLALENQKPTSSRSQHGQGAANPTVQESTHGQTTNDILSVILERGSKLRNAMVVSALKSDMDSELALKDTPLPLPKDNIGAPPMPSIPPRGRLLQNILHADSSLLQSPHSPPDYLSPDGTAADTENRAVDLLLGSLNGSALPIWDGEGSPPDSFLSVYGDSELNDPQYDQSLLENLFYKAPMSNSSPSDDDKDGPSPKKNLKKRGDDKELRHSGPKKSGGLDSENVQTPGTGDMLPGLCMDQLTVLGEVRLARVVIHSLTVPADSTTTIPKKTSGKGKPPRPLSSKKCSYFVEYLFPVASSRHDPSQALAAEVTRVFSSKVTGGVVNFQQRNVFPVHFSGSTIEQWWGTELTFNIYFRNSSQKKPVAIGMAVFPLRCLLQREQLSQTIILPVQSLQGTGESQDIGPLKVSLELAADNKNFSSANGQRSAGASYRAPSHALTSPQREASPSRVDMTTIRPQHHNTRGEDIPLSTDNNRYSRTGKITVAPQEGPSPLTSLQTSHDRPQAHQVVEEDSGVLLHALLMVPNGKDFSCGPMQPPNVYLNCKLFGQDETSRSVISWGQANPSFNFVQVAPVALTSRLLERMRNNVMVIEVWQRAGSLGQDRLRGLVKLPLHQFYMSFRDPKISHLLLQAQYPVLGVDSYMPVIDVFSGIIKGNLRVLLAMGLSVQIVSLQHMRDEELGSVSHLPRPAHLLDHQPHKVKPSPEETMREHLFVVRVERVKGLTPLQSTVWGEADCYVQYTFPTQEEPPAQSLDPNLLNCSVNLRQFRTTTTLCVPDPVFGHSESHVLLAPVEVPVQRLLLSSFSSQGLANGGGIPFEVWCRYYYPNVRDQLVAKGMLPLSKLCAMVTMQRQQPTEAQVFSLPLMPRTDSPAGHQPQPSGLLDVFVHYKQRPLISDVRSGGAASRVVTMVVQVHRAAGLQAAARALSEQDETFQYYADVGVNVYVTAHLSFLPESERRSTRVAARTFCPEFDHHTEFPCELQVQRSSGETCSLAELLQEATAVFTVWNRDSRMVMVSPRSKNTLLGTVRIQLADLIHKRTGISGWFGVSLPKDLTSSPRHHIFVGGLDISINFAHHADRERVITAAQGLGWEVGREEEEEELPNEGDMWAETPRTVSLTMSMPRAWLPVHCLLLPGHSELQRSTYCYFRYKLYDGEAFCSQLRHPGLSVEKGGGGEEGLATVAFRGSRTVELRSSQPLLWYLREEKLEIQMWVAFGKDRRPRPHDMDRLVGSAFVDLSSLAMMARHKLNLSGVYPLFRRSAPDLSGAALRVHITLTPGSLPEAHTPGGGDSQDQENCDSQGEEEEGGQGVPSSTAAVSRQSGTPSRHQTKSSVSVEPSQPFEVSMEDTFTVTITVDRAMHLSLKGCPLAERSGVLPSCWVSYITTVSAEPVTTALIADSHCPIWDHQQECRLSKQLLLDPQQSLVFKVWHKGDVERVIGFASVDLSPLLSGFQSVCGWYNITDFNGQCQGQLKVSVSPLKGVQELRGQRQAVCDGNKDSSALFQTLPLYYHTTATYSSFPSHVSRYTEQRINSTPHLSDRLLPERSSECDRHDEHMDRVRLYHQSLQEGGGGHPTSAAAVDAHPSSSVLFSALRKNLSELDDIQRYFSHKLSTPTFPSQSEQGQRSRLDEHQVTDTDSSQLLLKSTRLVGEVNNLISVIGSRELEGQAAKERIGFGGDQRDIPAGARDTGLQGHYRMETIPSSPKNISTTPPVPDDHHLPEGYETFPQSAPCIHKASGSPQEDLSPVPSPVPCMYQEHSDFQADEEEEDKAPASEDDGGGPREEEEDGDYEETVVEPRPLNEFASLTDRTSPWTSLLSDPDLASLESLETPEERQALDYSYHPSLTQQEGERSDLQTDTLQAWRSSEAIGSRLEEREQHVNSEFSHGPDTDEEEDTVSDGERTLQTSDNEAALHQESITAALHEQSLLCSGETASRVPGDREALSEVETSGLLYDTAAFSEEDTEHVVTSDTYQPETFLHKEDNRKSKHSDPVEIPNFFLSSHHMEASMRALRIAPVFPLASSDPVKKELS; this is encoded by the exons TCCCCAGTGATGTGTCCCCAACCACAAGCCTCCCTCCACTGGTTGAGGGTCAGCTGCGATGCTTTCTACGAGTGACAGTAAGCAGAGTTTTGTGGACAGTCCCCAAGCCTTCCCCGACAACTTTTATCAGATTGCGCTGGTGGGGAGAGTCTTCCAATGGGACCCACTTCAGACCACGGGATGGGTCACAAACGACACAGAAGACTGTGAAGTCCACCGCTCGCTTTCCCATCCGATGTGGACCGAAGCAGTTCACATCCTATTTAACAG ATATGGGCTCTCTGGTGTTGGAGGTGCTGACAAAGCCAGAACACCTGCCAATTGCTCGTGCTCAGGTTGCTGGGatttcttgtctctctctgtcacactccaTCAGTGGGTTCTTCACCCTGGTGTCTCCAACATCTGAGAAGCTTGGAGAATTACAG GTGTCGCTTGCTCTGGAGGCCCTGACTGAAACGTACGACAGCAGCTGCTCATTTCCCACCACAGACATGAGTATCGAAACGACTGTGTCTGCATTCAGGTCCACAGTGAAGCCAGCATCTCAACCAAACATTCTGGTGGTGCCCTCCTTGTCCAGACCACTCTCTGTCAACAGTGGGAAAGAGTCGGGGAGCAATACGCCAAG AGGGAAAGATCATTTGTACTTCCAAAATGCCCAGACGGAAAAAAAGACTGACTTGGCACTTGAGAACCAAAAGCCAACATCAAGTAGATCTCAACATGGACAGGGAGCGGCAAATCCCACAGTACAGGAATCAACTCACGGACAGACCACCAACGACATACTTTCAG TTATTCTAGAGCGTGGAAGCAAGCTTAGAAATGCCATGGTGGTATCAGCTTTAAAGTCTGACATGGACTCTGAACTGGCTCTGAAAGacactcctctacctcttccaAAGGACAACATAGGAGCACCACCAAT GCCGTCCATTCCTCCCCGTGGGAGGCTACTGCAGAACATTCTGCATGCTGACTCCAGTCTCCTGCAGTCTCCCCACAGTCCCCCAGACTACCTCAGCCCAGACGGTACTGCTGCTGACACTGAGAACAGGGCAGTGGATCTGCTGCTGGGCAG TTTGAACGGATCTGCTCTCCCTATCTGGGATGGAGAGGGCTCTCCTCCTGATTCTTTCCTCAGTGTGTATGGAGACAGTGAACTCAATGACCCACAGTATGACCAGAGCCTGCTAGAGAACCTCTTCTACAAAGCTCCT ATGTCTAACAGCAGTCCAAGTGATGACGACAAGGATGGTCCTTCTCCAAAGAAGAATCTCAAGAAGAGGGGTGATGATAAAGAGCTGAGGCACTCTGGTCCAAAGAAAAGTGGAGG CCTGGACTCAGAAAATGTGCAGACTCCAGGGACTGGGGATATGCTTCCAGGGCTGTGTATGGACCAGCTCACTGTCCTAGGTGAGGTCCGGTTGGCCAGAGTAGTGATTCACTCCCTGACTGTGCCTGCCGACAGCACCACCACCATACCTAAGAAGACGTCTGGCAAAGGGAAACCTCCTCGACCCCTCTCCTCTAAGAAATG CTCCTATTTTGTGGAGTACCTGTTCCCCGTAGCTTCCAGCAGGCATGATCCTAGTCAGGCCCTGGCAGCAGAGGTGACACGAGTCTTCTCTAGTAAAGTTACAGGGGGTG TGGTGAACTTTCAGCAGCGCAATGTGTTTCCAGTCCACTTCAGTGGGTCAACTATTGAGCAGTGGTGGGGAACAGAACTCACATTTAACATCTACTTCAGAAACAGCTCCCAGaagaaa CCTGTAGCCATTGGCATGGCTGTGTTCCCCCTCCGCTGTCTACTGCAGAGGGAGCAGTTGAGTCAGACTATCATTCTGCCTGTCCAGAGTTTGCAGGGGACTGGTGAGAGCCAGGACATCGGCCCCCTCAAg GTGTCACTTGAACTGGCTGCAGACAACAAAAATTTCTCATCAGCCAATGGTCAAAGGTCAGCTGGAGCTAGTTACAGAGCCCCCTCCCATGCCCTGACCAGTCCCCAGAGAGAAGCTAGTCCCTCAAGGGTGGACATGACAACCATTAGGCCTCAGCATCACAACACTAGAGGGGAGGATATCCCTCTATCTACTGATAATAATAGATATTCCAGGACGGGAAAAATAACTGTGGCCCCTCAAG AAGGTCCCTCACCTCTCACCAGCCTCCAGACATCTCATGACAGACCTCAGGCCCatcaggtggtggaggaggacagtGGGGTTCTGCTGCATGCTTTGCTCATGGTGCCTAATGGAAAGGACTTTAGCTGTGGACCCATGCAGCCTCCTAATGTCTACTTGAACTGTAAGCTCTTTGGCCAGGATGAGACGTCCAGATCAGTGATCAGCTGGGGCCAGGCAAACCCCTCGTTCAACTTTGTACAG GTGGCTCCTGTGGCCTTGACCTCGAGGCTGCTAGAGAGGATGAGGAACAATGTGATGGTGATTGAGGTTTGGCAGAGAGCAGGAAGCTTAGGGCAGGATCGGCTCCGAGGGCTGGTCAAACTACCCCTCCACCAGTTCTACATGTCCTTCAG AGATCCCAAGATTTCCCACCTTCTGCTTCAGGCTCAGTACCCAGTGTTAGGGGTGGACAGCTACATGCCAGTCATTGATGTGTTTTCAGGCATTATTAAGGGCAACCTCCGGGTGCTTCTAGCCATGGGTCTATCTGTCCAAATAGTATCTCTGCAGCATATGAGGGATGAAGAACTTGGCTCTGTGtctcatctcccaagaccagccCATTTGCTGGATCACCAACCACACAAG GTGAAGCCGTCTCCCGAGGAGACTATGAGAGAGCACTTGTTTGtggtgagagtggagagagtgaagggtctgacaccactacagtctacagtctgggGGGAGGCTGACTGTTATGTCCAGTACACCTTCCCTACTCAGGAGGAGCCTCCTGCTCAAAGTCTGGACCCAAATCTGTTAAACTGCA GTGTGAATCTGAGGCAGTTCCGTACCACCACTACCCTGTGTGTTCCTGACCCAGTGTTTGGCCACAGTGAGAGTCACGTGCTGCTGGCTCCTGTAGAAGTCCCAGTCCAGAGACTGCTACTCAGCTCTTTCTCCAGCCAGGGCCTGGCCAATGGAGGAGGCATCCCGTTTGAAGTGTGGTGCAG GTACTATTACCCAAATGTCCGGGACCAGTTGGTGGCTAAAGGGATGCTGCCCCTGTCCAAGCTGTGCGCCATGGTGACCATGCAGAGACAACAGCCCACTGAAGCCCAGGTCTTCTCCCTTCCGCTGATGCCCAGGACTGACAGCCCTGCTGGACACCAACCTCAGCCCTCAG GATTGCTTGATGTGTTTGTTCATTACAAACAACGTCCGTTGATATCTGATGTAAGGAgtgggggggctgcctctcgggtgGTGACCATGGTGGTTCAGGTGCACAGGGCAGCAGGACTACAGGCAGCAGCAAG GGCTTTGTCAGAGCAAGATGAAACGTTTCAGTACTATGCTGATGTTGGGGTGAATGTGTACGTTACtgcccatctctccttcctgcctGAGAGTGAGAGGCGCAGTACCCGTGTGGCCGCCAGGACCTTCTGCCCAGAGTTTGACCACCACACTGAGTTCCCCTGTGAGCTGCAG GTCCAGAGGAGCTCTGGGGAGACCTGCAGCCTGGCTGAGCTCCTGCAGGAGGCCACAGCTGTCTTCACTGTCTGGAATAGAGACAGTCGCATGG TGATGGTCAGCCCGAGATCAAAGAATACTCTGTTGGGTACAGTGAGAATTCAGCTGGCTGATCTCATCCATAAAAGAACAG GGATCAGTGGGTGGTTTGGAGTGTCTCTGCCGAAGGACCTGACCTCATCTCCCAGACATCACATATTCGTGGGCGGCCTGGACATCTCCATCAACTTTGCACACCatgcagatagagagagggtcatCACTGCCGCCCAGGGCCTGGGctgggaggtggggagggaggaggaggaagaggagctacCCAATGAGGGAGATATGTGGGCTGAGACTCCAAGGACGGTGTCCCTGACCATGTCCATGCCCAGAGCTTGGCTGCCTGTCCACTGTCTCCTCCTGCCTGGACACAGCGAGCTGCAGCGCTCCACCTACTGCTACTTTAGATATAAACTCTACGACGGAGAGGCCTTCTGCTCCCAGCTCAGACACCCTGGCCTGTCTGTGGagaagggaggtggaggggaagagggccTGGCCACGGTGGCCTTCAGAGGAAGCAGGACTGTGGAGCTGAGGAGCAGCCAGCCCCTGCTGTGGTACCTCCGGGAGGAGAAGCTTGAGATTCAGATGTGGGTGGCCTTTGGGAAGGACAGGAGACCTAGGCCTCATGACATGGACCGGCTGGTGGGCTCAGCCTTCGTGGACCTCTCCTCCCTGGCCATGATGGCAAGGCATAAGCTGAATCTCAGTG GTGTGTACCCCCTGTTCAGGCGCTCCGCCCCAGATCTGAGTGGAGCTGCCCTGAGGGTCCACATCACCCTGACCCCTGGATCCCTCCCAGAGGCGCACACACCTGGAGGAGGGGACAGCCAGGACCAGGAGAACTGTGAcagccagggagaggaggaggagggagggcagggagTCCCCTCATCCACAGCAGCTGTGTCCAGACAGTCTGGAACACCCAGCAGACACCAGACCAAGTCCTCAGTGAGTGTAGAGCCTTCACAGCCCTTCGAGGTCAGCATGGAGGACACGTTCACTGTCACCATCACTGTGGACAGGGCCATGCACCTCAGTCTTAAAG GCTGTCCTCTAGCTGAGCGTAGTGGAGTGCTGCCTAGTTGTTGGGTGTCCTACATCACGACTGTCTCTGCTGAACCAGTCACCACAGCTCTCATAGCAGACAGTCACTGCCCCATCTGGGACCACCAGCAGGAGTGCAG GCTGTCAAAGCAACTTCTTCTGGATCCACAACAGTCCCTGGTGTTCAAAGTCTGGCACAAAGGAG ATGTGGAGCGGGTGATTGGGTTTGCCTCAGTGGACCTGTCCCCTCTCCTGTCAGgcttccagtcagtgtgtggctGGTACAACATCACTGACTTCAATGGCCAGTGCCAGGGCCAGCTCAAAGTGTCTGTCTCCCCACTTAAGGGAGTCCAGGAGCTGCGGGgtcagagacaggctgtgtgtgACGGCAACAAAGACTCCTCA GCTTTGTTCCAGACCCTGCCCCTCTATTACCACACGACAGCCACATACAGCAGTTTCCCCTCCCACGTCAGCCGCTACACAGAGCAGAGGATCAACTCCACACCCCACCTTTCTGACAGGCTGCTGCCAGAAAG GTCCAGTGAATGTGACCGGCATGATGAGCACATGGACAGGGTGCGACTGTACCACCAGAGTCttcaggaggggggagggggccaCCCCACCAGTGCTGCTGCGGTGGACGCCCATCCCTCCAGCTCCGTTCTGTTCTCAGCACTCCG GAAGAACCTAAGTGAGTTGGATGACATCCAGAGGTACTTCAGCCATAAGCTGTCCACCCCTACCTTCCCCTCTCAAAGTGAGCAGGGCCAGCGCTCCAGACTGGACGAGCACCAGGTCACAGACACAGACTCCTCCCAGCTCCTTCTCAAGTCCACCCGCCTGGTTGGGGAGGTTAACAACCTCATCAGTG tcattggcagcagagaactggaaggacaggcggccaaagaaagaattggttttgggggtgaccagagagatatacctgctggagcgcgtgatacag GTCTACAGGGACATTATCGCATGGAGACAATACCTTCTAGCCCCAAGAACATCTCAACAACTCCCCCTGTTCCAGATGACCACCACCTGCCCGAAGGCTATGAAACATTCCCCCAGAGTGCTCCATGTATCCATAAAGCATCAGGCTCCCCCCAGGAGGATTTGTCTCCTGTCCCTTCACCTGTACCATGTATGTATCAGGAACACAGTGATTTTCAggctgatgaagaggaggaggacaaggccCCTGCATCTGAAGATGATGGAGGAGGacccagagaggaggaagaggatggagattATGAGGAGACTGTGGTAGAGCCCAGGCCTCTGAATGAGTTTGCATCTCTAACAGACAGAACCAGCCCCTGGACCAGCCTGCTGTCAGACCCAGACCTAGCCTCTCTGGAGAGTCTGGAGACACCAGAGGAGCGCCAAGCCTTGGACTACTCCTACCACCCCAGCCTCACCcaacaggagggggagaggtctGATCTGCAGACTGACACCCTGCAGGCATGGAGGTCTAGTGAGGCCATAGGCAGCAGACTAGAGGAGAGGGAGCAACATGTTAACTCTGAATTCTCTCATGGACCAGACACAGATGAGGAGGAAGACACTGTGAGTGATGGTGAGAGGACACTCCAAACCTCTGACAATGAGGCAGCACTACATCAGGAGTCCATCACTGCTGCTCTACACGAACAGTCCTTATTGTGTAGTGGAGAGACTGCTAGCAGGGTTCCTGGTGACAGAGAAGCTCTATCAGAGGTTGAGACCTCCGGGTTGTTGTACGACACAGCTGCTTTCTCAGAAGAGGACACAGAACATGTTGTCACATCTGACACATATCAGCCAGAAACGTTCCTACACAAAGAAGACAACAGGAAGTCTAAACA CTCTGACCCTGTGGAGATCCCTAATTTCTTCCTCTCATCTCACCACATGGAGGCTTCTATGAGAGCGCTACGCATAGCACCTGTCTTCCCCCTGGCCTCTTCTGACCCAGTAA AAAAAGAGCTCTCTTAG